One Qiania dongpingensis genomic window carries:
- a CDS encoding TetR/AcrR family transcriptional regulator has product MNTPNNKRRRDSQKRIEAAFIQQLQYLDLNKISVTDICKSAGVNRTTFYANYLDVYDLADAVQRKLEEEVFGLYKEEREQKYNSNDFLKLFRHIKENQMFYKTYFKLGLDGKFEITEYDVHQAASYYDNQYIEYHMEFFRNGLNAIIKKWLQNDCEESPEEIASIIMAEYGAK; this is encoded by the coding sequence ATGAATACGCCGAATAATAAACGCAGGAGAGATTCTCAGAAAAGAATCGAGGCGGCCTTTATACAACAGCTCCAGTACCTGGATCTGAATAAAATTTCTGTTACGGATATCTGTAAATCGGCCGGTGTGAACAGGACTACTTTCTATGCGAACTATCTGGATGTCTATGACCTGGCGGATGCCGTGCAGAGAAAGCTGGAAGAAGAGGTTTTCGGCTTGTATAAGGAAGAGCGGGAACAAAAGTATAACAGCAATGATTTTCTGAAGCTTTTTCGCCATATCAAGGAAAATCAGATGTTCTACAAAACGTATTTCAAGCTGGGGCTGGACGGGAAATTTGAAATTACGGAATATGACGTACATCAGGCCGCATCCTATTATGACAATCAATATATTGAATATCATATGGAATTTTTCCGAAACGGGCTGAATGCCATAATCAAGAAGTGGCTGCAGAATGACTGTGAAGAATCGCCGGAAGAGATAGCCTCCATTATTATGGCGGAATATGGGGCAAAGTGA
- a CDS encoding MerR family transcriptional regulator has protein sequence MMTVKQVSSLTGISVRTLQFYDEIGLFRPTEVTAAGYRLYDDAALETLQQILFFKELDFTLKEIKAIMENPQFDKTAAFKKQRELILIKRDRLNALLKLLDKLAKGERCMEFKDFDMNDYFRALNEFKMTHADEITERLGSMEAFDKMISGLKGNEEETADMAVKEYGSLENFTNAMKKNFLEYLSHGPSVSQPEVPGLIEKTEELTKKLTADLGRDTASPEVQKAVRELISFTDDCNGTMDMGENHWSFMAELYLTSPAFIETTDKKYGIGASEFIGRAIQAYLEKANL, from the coding sequence ATGATGACAGTAAAACAAGTATCTTCACTCACCGGTATCAGTGTACGGACCCTCCAGTTCTACGACGAGATCGGCCTGTTCAGGCCGACGGAGGTGACCGCCGCGGGATACCGCTTATATGACGACGCCGCACTGGAGACTCTGCAGCAGATACTGTTTTTTAAGGAACTGGATTTCACTTTAAAGGAAATCAAGGCGATCATGGAGAATCCGCAGTTTGACAAAACCGCGGCATTTAAAAAGCAGAGAGAACTGATTCTCATAAAGCGAGACCGGCTGAACGCTCTGTTAAAGTTATTGGATAAGCTTGCGAAAGGAGAACGATGTATGGAATTTAAAGATTTTGACATGAACGATTATTTCCGCGCTCTGAATGAGTTCAAAATGACCCATGCGGATGAGATCACGGAACGTCTGGGAAGCATGGAAGCTTTCGACAAGATGATCTCTGGATTAAAAGGAAATGAAGAAGAAACAGCAGATATGGCGGTAAAAGAGTATGGCAGCCTGGAAAATTTCACAAACGCCATGAAAAAAAATTTCCTGGAATATTTGTCCCACGGCCCTTCTGTTTCCCAACCGGAGGTTCCCGGTCTCATTGAAAAAACAGAAGAGCTCACCAAAAAGCTCACGGCTGACTTAGGCAGGGACACCGCCTCCCCCGAGGTCCAGAAAGCTGTCCGGGAATTGATCTCTTTTACCGATGACTGCAACGGAACCATGGACATGGGAGAAAACCATTGGTCCTTCATGGCTGAGCTATATCTGACGAGCCCCGCTTTCATCGAAACCACCGACAAAAAATACGGAATCGGCGCGTCAGAATTCATCGGGCGCGCAATACAGGCTTATCTGGAAAAAGCAAACCTTTAA
- a CDS encoding S-ribosylhomocysteine lyase, which translates to MEKIASFTVNHLALLPGLYVSRKDHVGGEVVTTFDIRMTRPNHEPVMNTAELHTIEHLGATFLRNHPVYGSKTVYFGPMGCRTGCYLLLAGDYESRDIVPLMTEMFTFIRDFSSEVPGARARDCGNYMDMNLPMANYLANRYLKEVLTNIGEERLNYPE; encoded by the coding sequence ATGGAGAAAATCGCCAGCTTCACCGTAAATCATCTGGCCCTGCTGCCGGGCCTTTATGTATCCAGAAAAGACCATGTGGGAGGAGAAGTCGTCACTACCTTCGATATCCGGATGACCCGGCCCAATCATGAACCGGTCATGAACACCGCCGAGCTGCACACCATCGAACATCTGGGAGCCACATTCCTGCGGAACCATCCTGTATACGGAAGCAAGACGGTCTATTTCGGCCCCATGGGCTGCCGTACCGGCTGCTATCTCCTGCTCGCGGGAGATTATGAGTCCAGAGACATCGTACCTCTGATGACGGAAATGTTCACCTTCATCCGAGATTTCAGCAGTGAAGTCCCCGGCGCCAGAGCCAGAGACTGCGGCAACTATATGGACATGAACCTGCCGATGGCCAACTATCTGGCCAACCGGTACCTGAAAGAGGTCCTCACAAATATCGGAGAAGAACGGCTCAACTATCCAGAATGA
- the trpS gene encoding tryptophan--tRNA ligase, translating into MLDGKKTLFSGMQATGNLTLGNYLGALKNWVTISDEYNCFYSVVDMHSITVRQDPAVLRKRARTLLTLYIAAGLDPVKNCIYYQSHVSAHAELAWILNCFTYMGELNRMTQFKDKAAKHADNINAGLFTYPVLMAADILLYQADLVPVGIDQMQHLEITRDIAQRFNSTYGDVFTLPEAYIGKVGAKIMSLQEPSKKMSKSDENPNGSIYLMDDKDTIMRKCKRAVTDSVGIIRYTDDQPGLKNLIDIYCACTGKTPDETMKEFDGKGYGEFKPAVGEAVAAILVPLQEEQARLTADKAYIDGIIKENAEKAAYYANKTLRKVQRKIGFPDRIRN; encoded by the coding sequence ATGCTAGACGGAAAGAAGACCCTGTTCAGCGGCATGCAGGCTACGGGGAACCTTACACTGGGAAATTATCTGGGGGCCCTGAAAAACTGGGTGACCATCAGTGATGAATATAACTGCTTTTACAGCGTGGTGGATATGCATTCCATAACGGTCCGCCAGGACCCGGCCGTTTTGAGGAAGCGGGCCAGGACGCTCCTGACCCTGTATATCGCGGCGGGACTTGATCCGGTCAAAAACTGTATTTATTATCAGTCCCATGTTTCCGCCCACGCGGAGCTGGCCTGGATTCTCAACTGCTTTACCTATATGGGCGAACTCAACCGCATGACCCAATTCAAGGATAAGGCCGCGAAGCACGCGGACAATATCAATGCCGGGCTTTTTACGTATCCCGTTCTGATGGCGGCAGATATTCTTCTGTACCAGGCGGATCTGGTGCCTGTGGGTATCGACCAGATGCAGCATCTGGAGATCACGAGGGACATTGCCCAGAGGTTCAACAGCACCTATGGGGATGTATTTACTCTGCCGGAAGCGTATATCGGCAAGGTAGGGGCAAAGATCATGAGCCTCCAGGAACCCTCCAAGAAGATGTCCAAGTCCGATGAAAATCCAAATGGAAGCATCTATCTGATGGACGATAAAGACACCATTATGAGGAAATGCAAGAGGGCCGTCACGGATTCTGTGGGCATCATCCGTTATACCGACGATCAGCCGGGGTTGAAGAACCTGATCGACATTTACTGTGCATGTACGGGAAAGACGCCGGATGAGACGATGAAGGAATTTGACGGAAAGGGATATGGAGAATTTAAGCCTGCCGTGGGAGAAGCCGTTGCGGCAATCCTTGTTCCCCTTCAGGAGGAACAGGCCAGACTGACGGCCGATAAAGCGTATATAGACGGGATCATTAAGGAAAATGCCGAAAAAGCCGCTTATTATGCGAATAAGACGCTTCGCAAGGTGCAGAGGAAGATTGGATTTCCGGACAGAATAAGAAATTGA
- a CDS encoding fumarylacetoacetate hydrolase family protein — protein sequence MKLVTYRYEEKEAVGVISPCGNYVYPVKDLGFAYDTMNELIDALSGEGLCGLQKAAEAGTEAEIPFEQVELLAPIPVPKQDMICLGINYMAHAEESARYKKEAFGGERPFAVYFSKRIGEAVKPYGEIEGHLDIVERLDYEAELAFVIGKDAKKVEEKDAAGYILGYTVINDVSAREIQTRHKQWYFGKGLDGFTPMGPWIVTADEISFPPKLGIQSRVNGELRQDSNTELLIFDIPHIIHELSQGITLKAGTIIATGTPAGVGMGFDPPKFLKAGDEIACTIEGIGTIKNVVK from the coding sequence ATGAAGCTGGTGACATACCGATATGAAGAAAAGGAAGCGGTGGGAGTGATATCCCCCTGTGGGAATTATGTATATCCGGTGAAAGACCTCGGATTTGCTTATGATACAATGAACGAGCTCATTGACGCTCTGTCCGGCGAAGGGCTTTGCGGCCTTCAGAAAGCGGCGGAGGCCGGTACAGAGGCGGAGATACCGTTTGAACAGGTGGAGCTTTTGGCGCCGATCCCGGTCCCGAAGCAGGATATGATCTGTCTGGGAATCAATTATATGGCCCATGCAGAAGAGTCGGCCCGTTATAAGAAAGAAGCCTTTGGCGGAGAACGGCCCTTTGCCGTGTACTTTTCCAAGCGGATTGGGGAAGCCGTGAAGCCTTATGGAGAGATAGAAGGTCATTTGGATATCGTGGAACGCCTGGACTATGAAGCGGAGCTGGCTTTTGTCATAGGAAAGGATGCAAAAAAGGTAGAGGAAAAAGACGCGGCCGGATATATATTGGGCTACACAGTCATCAATGATGTCAGCGCCAGGGAAATCCAGACGCGGCATAAGCAGTGGTATTTCGGAAAAGGCCTGGATGGCTTCACACCTATGGGGCCCTGGATCGTCACGGCGGATGAGATCTCGTTTCCTCCGAAACTGGGCATCCAGTCCAGGGTCAACGGAGAACTTCGCCAGGACAGCAATACGGAGCTTTTGATTTTTGATATCCCCCATATCATCCACGAGCTGTCTCAGGGGATCACTTTAAAAGCGGGTACGATCATTGCGACGGGGACGCCGGCAGGAGTGGGAATGGGATTTGACCCGCCCAAATTCTTAAAGGCGGGAGATGAGATCGCCTGCACCATTGAGGGCATCGGTACGATCAAGAATGTGGTGAAATGA
- a CDS encoding FMN-binding protein, with protein sequence MSSKTKIVVLRTKELIYTGIFVALGILLIILLVCMFAPKNKTTETNATVSQYTPGVYTSSLSLNNQAIDVEVVVDSDQIKSVRFVNLEDSVATMYPLMAPAMENLAEQVVANQGVTGLSYDQSSQYTSMALTEAISSALQKAVPKK encoded by the coding sequence ATGAGTTCCAAAACAAAAATAGTTGTATTACGCACGAAAGAGCTGATCTACACGGGTATTTTCGTTGCCCTGGGCATCCTTCTCATCATTCTTCTGGTCTGTATGTTCGCACCGAAAAATAAGACAACGGAAACGAACGCCACCGTTTCTCAATATACTCCCGGCGTCTATACCTCATCTTTGTCGCTGAACAACCAGGCCATTGATGTGGAGGTAGTGGTGGACTCTGATCAGATTAAATCCGTCCGTTTCGTGAACCTGGAGGATTCCGTAGCCACCATGTATCCTCTGATGGCTCCGGCCATGGAGAACCTGGCAGAACAGGTAGTGGCAAACCAGGGAGTGACCGGCCTTTCCTATGACCAGAGTTCTCAGTACACCTCTATGGCGCTCACAGAGGCCATAAGCTCCGCTCTGCAGAAAGCCGTACCGAAAAAATAA
- a CDS encoding GTP pyrophosphokinase has product MELKWEEREWGEDEFPKGSAPEKFFRDSKEFANLMMMYKCAIREVQTKLEVLDDEFSVRYKRNPISSIQTRVKKPISIFRKLKKYGLELTPENILKGLHDVAGVRVVCAFIDDIYMVAALLANQDDITVLQVKDYIKEPKANGYRSYHMIVEIPVFFSRGKTPMKVEIQIRTIAMDFWASLEHQLRYKKDIEDVEGHEEISGRLLECADTISDTDRKMQEIKRMIGEFNDLS; this is encoded by the coding sequence ATAGAGCTCAAATGGGAAGAACGGGAATGGGGTGAGGATGAGTTTCCGAAGGGATCCGCTCCTGAGAAATTCTTCCGGGACAGCAAGGAGTTTGCCAATTTGATGATGATGTACAAATGCGCGATCCGGGAAGTGCAGACGAAGCTGGAGGTGCTGGACGATGAATTTTCTGTCCGGTATAAGAGAAATCCGATTTCTTCCATTCAGACCAGAGTGAAGAAGCCGATCAGTATTTTCCGGAAGCTTAAGAAGTACGGTCTGGAACTGACTCCAGAGAATATCCTGAAAGGACTTCATGACGTGGCGGGCGTGAGGGTGGTCTGCGCGTTCATAGACGATATTTATATGGTCGCCGCCCTCCTGGCGAACCAGGACGACATCACAGTCCTCCAGGTAAAGGACTATATTAAGGAACCGAAAGCGAACGGCTACAGAAGCTATCACATGATCGTGGAGATTCCGGTATTCTTTTCCAGGGGAAAGACGCCGATGAAGGTTGAGATCCAGATACGGACCATTGCCATGGATTTCTGGGCCAGCCTGGAGCACCAGCTTCGGTATAAAAAGGATATCGAGGACGTGGAAGGACACGAAGAGATCAGCGGGAGGCTGTTGGAATGTGCCGACACCATTTCGGATACGGACAGGAAGATGCAGGAGATCAAGCGGATGATCGGAGAGTTCAACGATCTGTCATGA